In the genome of Myxococcus stipitatus, one region contains:
- the rlmB gene encoding 23S rRNA (guanosine(2251)-2'-O)-methyltransferase RlmB, translating into MSERSSRGGGRGEREGGDSSLRHVFGVNPVLEALRARPDEVERLYVVEGQLAARASGELLSRAREAGVRVEKVSRERMAAMADGGVHQGVVLELRGFKYADLQDILDAAKASKKPALVVVLDGIQDPHNLGAIIRSAHALGAHGVVIAKDRAVQVTGTVAKASAGAVEHCLVARVVNISRALEELKEAGLWVAAADVGATEPMWSARLDGPLALVVGAEGPGVREGVLKHCDHRLRIPMTGQVGSLNASVSAGVLLYEVARQRGSPSRS; encoded by the coding sequence ATGAGTGAGCGTTCCTCCCGAGGTGGTGGTCGTGGCGAGCGCGAAGGGGGAGACTCCTCCTTGCGTCACGTCTTTGGGGTCAATCCGGTGCTCGAGGCCCTGCGGGCTCGGCCGGATGAGGTGGAGCGGCTGTACGTCGTGGAGGGGCAGCTGGCGGCCCGGGCCTCGGGCGAGCTGCTCAGCCGCGCCCGGGAGGCCGGCGTCCGCGTGGAGAAGGTATCTCGCGAGCGCATGGCGGCGATGGCGGACGGTGGTGTCCACCAGGGCGTGGTGCTGGAGCTTCGAGGCTTCAAGTACGCGGACCTGCAGGACATCCTGGATGCCGCCAAGGCGAGCAAGAAGCCGGCACTCGTGGTGGTTCTCGACGGTATCCAGGACCCGCACAACCTGGGAGCCATCATCCGGTCCGCACACGCGCTGGGGGCCCATGGGGTCGTCATCGCCAAGGACCGGGCCGTTCAGGTGACGGGAACGGTGGCCAAGGCCTCGGCTGGAGCAGTGGAGCACTGCCTGGTCGCGCGCGTCGTGAACATCTCCCGTGCCCTGGAGGAGCTGAAGGAGGCGGGACTCTGGGTGGCCGCCGCGGACGTGGGAGCAACGGAGCCCATGTGGAGTGCCCGGCTGGACGGTCCACTGGCCTTGGTGGTGGGCGCCGAGGGGCCTGGTGTGCGGGAAGGGGTCCTCAAGCACTGCGACCATCGCCTGCGGATTCCCATGACGGGTCAGGTCGGTTCACTCAATGCGTCCGTTTCGGCCGGCGTTCTGCTATATGAGGTCGCCCGGCAGCGCGGGAGCCCTTCCCGTTCGTAG